tctagTTAATTCacatggggggaggggggggtgaatCACAGTTTGAATGACAGTCTACATGATTTCCTGTTTGTACAAAACAACTCTTCCATGTTAATGTCATTCCACACAAGACCGTTACCGTGGAGTGGCAGAGGAAGCCGAATATGACCATGGCAAGAGCAGGGGTGAGGATGGTGCCAAACACGACGCTGGCCAGCACGGCGTTGATCAGTGCGATGACGAGATTCTGGGCAGTGACCAGCACAGAGCATGCCCAGCAGTCCAGAGAGCCCCTCAACTCCAGGGGGGATTCGGGAGCCTCGCCGCCGCCCGGCGAGTACGGAGGCGGCACCACGACCCCTGACCCCACTCTGGAGGGGGAGCGCGGCTCAGAGTGGGCCTGTTCAAATACCATCTTCTCCAGCGTCCCGTTCCGTGACAAACTCATCTTCCTAGTGGTCCcaactgcaggaaaaaaaatgacagctaCTCTGGATTATATTTCCTGATCATATCAGGACATAAAGTTTACATTTGGGTGGAAAACTACATGaacttcatttttgtttcacaatACAGAAATGATATGTGTTCACCAGAGTCGTATTTGAAGTGTCcatataatgtgtttttttccccatcatgCCCTGATTTCTTCTGTTGATCAACTAAAAAACATGACTACAGACTGTTTATCCATTAAGTAATGGCCTGCTCGAATAATGTGGTGAAAGGCGTGGAGAGTCAACACAGATAACTGCCCAGCTTTAAGTGCGAGGAAATGGGCTCCCCTGACCCCACCTCCAGACTCCAGGATAACCAGCACCCAGAACAATGAGCCCGCAGCGGCAGCTGGAAAACTCCGAGAAGTCTCAGTAATCACTGATCTGAGTGTCAGAGCAGTGTTATGactttgaaagaaagaaattttgTGCTACAACTTTTTTGGTCCACATTAATGGAAGTGTGAGTTTTGATTCActcccttttattttgtttccattgttattttgttattctcCACATGACACCTCACAGtgatgagaaaatgacaggGCCGGGTTCCACCATTTCCCGCTGTTTCCTATTGTGTTAGCAGCTACTCTGGTGTGCCATGTGAACACAGGggcttctttcattttttgtccCGTCAACGATAGTTTTAGGCAAATTACTGCTCGCCAAATCTGCACCACCCCTTTCCATCATCAGCTCCCTGTTTGTGATCctccataaaaagaaaatccacttttatatatatatacatgcgATTTTGTCCAACAACCCTGTGGCCTCAGAAAACTTTACCCTCACTCACATACTCTTGCCATACTGAATGTGCTCTGTTTATTAGTATATTTCAGCCTGAAGCCTTTCGACGACATCATTAATAAAGCCTTCTTGTGTCCAGATTGGATCGAAACCCAtcacatttaattaataatcCATAATCACAGAAATACAGTTTTGTCGAGAGACATATTTGGGAAGTTTTATCCAATGTTCtacattcattcaaataaaatgagccCTTTCAACAGGGTCAGGAttagcttctttcttttttttaacacagtgtgaatagaaaatagaaattgTGATAGACTGTTTTGCACTCACTGTTTGGTAAACCCAATGACTGCAGTTAAACGGTGGCCACAGATGTTGGGACTCTGAGAGACCTGACGAGCGGTGAGTTGGTCGGAGACGCAGAGAATTTCAAGAATTTCCTCCTGATGGATG
The sequence above is a segment of the Scophthalmus maximus strain ysfricsl-2021 chromosome 2, ASM2237912v1, whole genome shotgun sequence genome. Coding sequences within it:
- the tmem88a gene encoding transmembrane protein 88a; translated protein: MSLSRNGTLEKMVFEQAHSEPRSPSRVGSGVVVPPPYSPGGGEAPESPLELRGSLDCWACSVLVTAQNLVIALINAVLASVVFGTILTPALAMVIFGFLCHSTVQPHGTSLFCSDVLDDGGCVALLVVGFLLLTPLLVLALAAYCRLARHLQLGMCFIPYSRAVYKNLPASRRQRSDTGGCCGQRGASEGEGKGKGSIWV